The region CCTGCCTGAGCCTTTGATCAGCGTCAATATACTGGTTTATTTCGCTTGAAAGTTTTATCAAAAGATACCACCAGTATATACCGAGCGTAACTATAACCAGCAAAATGAACACACCTATATTTCTGGATTTAATATACGTCAACATGGGTGTTTCAACACCTAAGAGTGGGTACATAATATTCTTAATTTCTTCCAACCTTTTCGAGACAGTGAATACGCTTTGCAGATATACAGCCAGAAAGATTATCGCCAGTATTGAAAAAACAAATGAAGCTACTCCCGTAAAAAGTGCCAGTACATAGAAAATTAAATAAACCCAATATGCCCACGTATAGAGCTGTAAGCCTGACAGATGACCTTCTAAAACAACCAGGTTAGTCTGCTTCTCTGAATCACCTTTCTGTTTTAAATAAGTCAACAATGTTTTGGTGTTTTGAATATTGTCTGTCAGAGCACTGCTCCACTGATTCAAAACAATAAGAGTAAAAACAGCAGCCAGTATGCCAAATATCCCTGCAAAAATCGCTGCGACCATACCACCAAACATCTGACCATATCCAAATTCATAATCAGAGAAAAAACCTTCAACTATGCCCTCAAGCATGTGTGCAGTTCCTACAATACCAGCCAAGCCAGCAACTACTGATAGAACAATGGCAACTATAGCAAAAGCTGTGTTGACCTTTCTTTCATTCAACATCGGTATTGCCATGTTCCCCACCTCCTAATTGAATTTTGTCGATTTCCTTTACATTAATAAATTCAATACCTATTTTCTCACATGAGCGATCAAAATATTCATCATTACCAACCATAGTGCAATCGCCTGGAGCAACTTTCAATATAGAAATTATTTGCTGAAAATATCTTGGATCAGGTTTACAGTAATATGAATTTTCCATATGCGTTATCAAATCAAAACTGCATTCTGTCATACCTATCCACTCTAATCTCTTAATAATCGCTATTTTTGGGAACACCGGATTGGTCGCGAGAACTGTTAAAATACCATGTTCTTTTGCCCTGTTTACCAAGTTTACCACAGAAATGTTAGGTTTCACAAAAACACTTAAATTTTCAAAATATTTACTTCTGTAAAATGTGTCAAATATTCCTTTCAAGTCAGCAAAATTTAGCTGGCTTTTTTTTGAAAAGCATTCCAGAAACCTTTCATAATTGTTGGCTTTCCCATCAGCAAAATTGGTAATTTGCTCAATGCATTCCATGATCTCTTTACCTGAAAATGACATCCTATTTTCAGCAAAAGCTTTGAGTTGCACAAAATATTCTTTTGTAAATTTTTCTTCGTTAACTTCGACAAGCGTTCCATCATAATCTACCAATAAAGCCCTCATTAAAACTCTCCTTTCTTGAAAAAGCTGTGGTACAATTTTACCAGTCATCAATATGTATTGTGCCAAAAGGGGGTTAAAAAATGAGAAAGTTATCGTACATTTTGCTATCAATAACAGGACTGATAGCATTGTTTCTCCAAGGATGTACTGGTATCAGCGACTGGTTTGGTGGGGGTCAAACTACCAACAGAGCCCCTGATAAACCATCACTCATCAATCCATCTGATAATCAAACACTGAACACGATGTACGTGGAATTTGAATGGACATGTTCTGACCCGGATAAAGATACCCTGACTTACGATCTTTATCTGTCTGAACAGGGTCAACCGCTGGATGTAATAGAAGAAAATTATTCTCTCACAAAATATTCTACAGTATTAGAACCAGGTAAATCTTATCAATGGAAAGTAGTTGCAAAAGATTTGAAAGGCGCAACAAGTTCAAGTGAAATATACACTTTCTCTATCTCTCAAAGCCCTACCTCTCCAAATCTTTACGATTTTCTGTATATCTCTGGCGGTACAAGCAAGCTCGTCATATATGACATAAACCAGCCAAACGCATTGAGATATCCAATAAGATACGAAGAAGGCATCAACAGCACAAAAGAATTAGCATTCTTAGATGGATGGGCTTACGTGGTTGATTCGTCAGGCGACATAATTTGCGTAAATCTGAAAGACTATCTCTCAGGGAAGCAAACTCAGCCCAATATTATCTCATTAGCAATTAACGCTAAGCGCGTCGATGCTGGAAGTTTTAATGGGTCAAATTATCTTATCGTGGCAGGTGATGAAAGAGTTCTGGTCTACAACATTGCTACAGAATCTACTCAACCTTATGATATGAGCTCAGTTGGCGCCATAGCAATAAACCAGGACACAATATATTTGGCAGGGGTTAAAGACGAAAAATTAAAGCTGGTTAAGATGTCCATTGAATCGCAAGGATTTCTCAACCATCAAGGAGAAGTTGAGATTAATTATACACCTGTGGACATGATATTGAAAGATGACTACATACTGATCATTGGAAGAGACTCAGATCAGCTTTATCTGGAAGCTTACAGAAATGACTTAACACCTTACGCCACAAGTGTGGCACTCGGAGAAATTGCTGAGAATTTTGCCGGAATAACAGCTTACGATGATAAGGTTTTTGTTGCGGCGGGTAACAGTGGTATATTGTGTTTCAACGTCGATGATCTTGCTGGAAATCTTGAGGAAACGGAGATCATCTTTCCCATCGGCTGGAACACATCTGCCTATGCTCATGACGTAGTTATCAGAGAGCTTTCAGGCGCATTGTATGCATATGTTTCAGCCAGCGATGGATTATATGTTTTCGACGTTGATGATATTCCTCAAAAAATAAGCAAAGTGGACTTCGTATCACCGCTTTATAGAATTTCTGCTCAATAAACATTCAAAGGGGGCTGAGTGCCCCCTTTTAACTTAATCTGTATCTATAAACAGGTTTTTTGGTTGCTGTTATGTCGTCAAGTCTCTTAACAGGCGTTGTATGAGGTGCTGTTTTCACAACTTCTGGTGTTTTTTTCGCTTCTTCGACTATTTTCTCAAGCACCTTCGCGAAATAGTCCAGGGTATTTTTGTTTTCAGTTTCAGTTGGTTCTATCATCATATCTTCATGAACAATGAGAGGGAAATACACTGTTGGTGCATGAAGTCCATAATCAAGAATCCTCTTTGCAACATCAAGTATCTTTACTCCTGTTTCTTTTACAAACTGGCTTCCATCAACTACAAACTCGTGCATGCAAATTCCCGGTGAAGCTATTTTAAGAAATTTCGATATCAAGGAACGCAGATAATTTGCATTCAGAACTGCCATTTCAGAAGCCCTGGTCAGCCCATCTTTCCCCATAGACAGTATGTATACATAAGCCTTTAAGAGAACCAGAAAGTTTCCATAAAAACTTCTGGTTCTACCTATGCTATTTGGCAATTTGAAGTCTGGATAATATTTATCACCGTCTTTTCTAATAATTGGGATCGGAAGAAATTCACTTAGAAAAGCTTTTACCCCAACTGGGCCGCTCCCGGGACCTCCCATTCCGTGTGGTGCCGAGAAAGTTTTGTGTAAATTGAGATGAACTATATCAAATCCCATTTCTCCAGGCTTGATTTTACCCATTATCGCATTCAGGTTCGCTCCATCATAATAAAGAAGAGCACCAGCCTGATGAACCTTCTCTGCTATTTTTACAATATCTTTTTCAAACAATCCAAGTGTATTTGGATTTGTGAGCATCAGCACAGCTATTTCATCATTAAGGTGATTTTCGAGTTGTTCAAGGTCAACGAGCCCATCTTCCGTTGATTTAATTTCCACAACATCAAAACCTGCCATTGCCGCAGAAGCCGGGTTTGTACCATGTGCTGAGTCTGGCACCAGTGCCACATGTCTTTTTTTGTCATTACGAGAAAGGTGATATGCACGAACGATAAGCATTCCCGTTAATTCCCCATGGGCACCGGCAGC is a window of Pseudothermotoga elfii DSM 9442 = NBRC 107921 DNA encoding:
- the gcvPB gene encoding aminomethyl-transferring glycine dehydrogenase subunit GcvPB, whose product is MIIFEKSVPGRKAYRLPDEELQRIDPVFPEHLKRTRPLRLPELSEPDVVRHYTALAEKNYSVDKGFYPLGSCTMKYNPKLNEYVAGLEGFTDIHPYQPWESVQGALQVMYELKEFLCEITGMDEMTLQPAAGAHGELTGMLIVRAYHLSRNDKKRHVALVPDSAHGTNPASAAMAGFDVVEIKSTEDGLVDLEQLENHLNDEIAVLMLTNPNTLGLFEKDIVKIAEKVHQAGALLYYDGANLNAIMGKIKPGEMGFDIVHLNLHKTFSAPHGMGGPGSGPVGVKAFLSEFLPIPIIRKDGDKYYPDFKLPNSIGRTRSFYGNFLVLLKAYVYILSMGKDGLTRASEMAVLNANYLRSLISKFLKIASPGICMHEFVVDGSQFVKETGVKILDVAKRILDYGLHAPTVYFPLIVHEDMMIEPTETENKNTLDYFAKVLEKIVEEAKKTPEVVKTAPHTTPVKRLDDITATKKPVYRYRLS
- a CDS encoding HAD family hydrolase, coding for MRALLVDYDGTLVEVNEEKFTKEYFVQLKAFAENRMSFSGKEIMECIEQITNFADGKANNYERFLECFSKKSQLNFADLKGIFDTFYRSKYFENLSVFVKPNISVVNLVNRAKEHGILTVLATNPVFPKIAIIKRLEWIGMTECSFDLITHMENSYYCKPDPRYFQQIISILKVAPGDCTMVGNDEYFDRSCEKIGIEFINVKEIDKIQLGGGEHGNTDVE
- a CDS encoding DUF4234 domain-containing protein, which translates into the protein MAIPMLNERKVNTAFAIVAIVLSVVAGLAGIVGTAHMLEGIVEGFFSDYEFGYGQMFGGMVAAIFAGIFGILAAVFTLIVLNQWSSALTDNIQNTKTLLTYLKQKGDSEKQTNLVVLEGHLSGLQLYTWAYWVYLIFYVLALFTGVASFVFSILAIIFLAVYLQSVFTVSKRLEEIKNIMYPLLGVETPMLTYIKSRNIGVFILLVIVTLGIYWWYLLIKLSSEINQYIDADQRLRQVINV